One window from the genome of Pedobacter schmidteae encodes:
- a CDS encoding TonB-dependent receptor domain-containing protein: MKKLVVFIAVLFFTVTVYAQNTYKAIIKDAKTKQNIPGVIVKVQGLNISSVSGTDGLVTLNNIPSGKQVIQFSYIGFKPETQTLNFPLVQTVPAEISLETSEEGEELEEVTVSATRSSRTIENIPTRVEVISGEELDEKGNMKPGDIRMLLAESTGIQTQQTSATSGNSSIRIQGLDGKYTQIIRDGFPLYSGFSGGLGLLQIAPLDLQQVEVIKGSSSTLYGGGAIAGLVNLVSKKPTEERQLNFLLNGNSALGADISGFYAQKFEKVGATVYAAYNHGTAYDPSNIGLTAIPKFDRFTLNPKLFVYFNNETTLSAGLNATIEKRIGGDLEYIKGNGSTQHSYFEENKTGRYSTQVELDHKLNDNEKLIIRNSVSYYDRSIGLPSYLFSGVQLSTYSEANYSRKGEKADWVAGINFLTDHFKEDKNSDFALRSYNYNTIGAFVQNTWNVAEQFTVESGIRGDYHNEYGFFFLPRLSGLWKINEHFSTRLGGGLGYKAPSVFTEDAERIQFRNVLPIDVANTKAERSYGANYDVNYRTSLFDDKVGFSINQMFFYTRINNPILLTPVVGGNLQYIQPKGNLDTKGMETNVKITYSDFKLFIGYTLADVNQHTGNTSETYPLVSKHRLNNVLMYEVEDEWKIGAEAYYFSKQRLNDGTTGKSYWTAGLMAEKIWERFSIFVNFENFTNTRQTKFDSIYSGTITNPIFRDIYAPVDGFVVNGGIKFKL; encoded by the coding sequence ATGAAGAAATTAGTTGTGTTTATTGCTGTGCTGTTTTTTACAGTCACTGTTTATGCTCAAAACACTTATAAAGCGATCATCAAAGACGCAAAAACAAAACAAAACATACCCGGGGTAATCGTAAAGGTACAAGGATTGAACATTAGTTCAGTTTCCGGCACTGACGGATTAGTTACATTAAATAATATCCCGTCGGGTAAACAAGTTATTCAGTTTAGCTATATTGGTTTTAAACCGGAAACGCAAACTTTAAATTTTCCATTGGTACAGACTGTACCTGCTGAAATAAGTCTAGAAACGTCTGAAGAAGGTGAAGAATTAGAAGAAGTTACGGTTTCGGCAACCAGAAGCAGTAGAACGATAGAAAATATACCGACAAGAGTTGAAGTTATTTCGGGGGAAGAATTAGATGAAAAAGGAAATATGAAACCCGGAGATATACGAATGCTATTGGCAGAAAGTACCGGTATTCAAACTCAACAAACATCTGCAACAAGCGGAAATTCCAGCATCCGTATTCAAGGGCTGGACGGAAAATATACCCAGATCATACGTGATGGTTTTCCTTTATACTCCGGCTTTTCAGGGGGATTAGGGCTTCTTCAAATTGCACCCTTAGATTTACAGCAGGTGGAAGTTATCAAAGGTTCGTCATCAACCTTGTATGGTGGGGGTGCAATTGCAGGCTTGGTAAACCTTGTATCAAAGAAGCCAACAGAAGAGCGTCAACTTAACTTTCTATTAAATGGAAATTCCGCTTTAGGAGCAGATATAAGTGGTTTCTATGCTCAAAAGTTTGAAAAAGTCGGTGCTACAGTTTACGCCGCTTATAACCACGGAACGGCCTACGATCCGTCTAATATTGGTTTGACTGCCATTCCAAAATTTGACCGTTTTACTTTAAATCCTAAGTTGTTTGTATATTTCAATAACGAAACAACACTTTCAGCGGGATTAAATGCAACCATTGAAAAACGTATAGGCGGTGATCTTGAATACATCAAAGGAAATGGTAGTACCCAGCACAGCTATTTTGAAGAGAACAAAACGGGACGTTATAGTACACAAGTTGAGTTAGATCACAAACTAAACGATAATGAAAAACTCATTATACGCAACTCGGTTAGTTATTATGATCGAAGTATTGGTCTCCCAAGCTATCTTTTTTCAGGAGTACAGCTTTCAACCTATAGTGAAGCAAATTATTCCCGTAAAGGCGAAAAAGCAGATTGGGTAGCAGGGATAAATTTTCTTACAGATCACTTTAAAGAAGACAAAAACAGTGATTTCGCTTTAAGAAGTTATAACTATAACACTATAGGTGCTTTTGTCCAGAATACCTGGAATGTAGCGGAGCAGTTCACTGTCGAATCTGGCATTCGTGGGGATTATCACAATGAGTACGGTTTTTTCTTTTTACCAAGGCTTTCCGGTCTATGGAAAATTAATGAACATTTTTCTACACGCTTAGGGGGTGGATTAGGTTACAAAGCACCTAGCGTTTTCACAGAAGATGCAGAACGTATTCAGTTCAGAAATGTACTTCCTATAGATGTAGCGAATACTAAAGCTGAACGTTCCTATGGTGCCAATTACGATGTTAACTACCGAACATCGTTGTTTGATGATAAAGTAGGTTTTAGCATAAATCAAATGTTTTTCTATACTCGAATTAATAACCCAATCTTGCTTACTCCAGTAGTGGGCGGTAATCTTCAATATATCCAGCCAAAAGGAAATTTAGATACTAAAGGCATGGAAACTAATGTAAAGATTACCTATAGTGATTTTAAATTATTTATTGGGTACACGCTTGCAGATGTTAATCAGCACACTGGAAATACCTCGGAAACTTATCCTTTGGTATCTAAACATAGGCTAAACAACGTTTTAATGTATGAAGTGGAAGATGAATGGAAAATTGGTGCAGAGGCTTATTACTTTAGCAAACAAAGGCTAAACGATGGTACAACAGGAAAGAGCTATTGGACGGCTGGTTTAATGGCAGAAAAGATTTGGGAACGCTTTTCTATTTTTGTAAACTTTGAGAACTTCACAAATACCCGCCAGACTAAATTTGATTCTATTTATTCAGGGACAATTACCAATCCTATTTTCAGGGACATTTATGCTCCCGTCGATGGGTT
- a CDS encoding DUF6660 family protein, whose protein sequence is MKLFALFLSIFVFVLTTVPCCALESNEAHHQEQKPDTCSEDGNDCCKCCSPFYVCGTCVGFTINSYSILSFAVIIKPVQHNSIYLTVEPNQIPTIIWQPPKLS, encoded by the coding sequence GTGAAGCTATTTGCGCTATTCTTATCGATTTTTGTTTTTGTTCTGACTACAGTACCCTGTTGCGCTTTAGAAAGTAACGAAGCACATCATCAGGAACAGAAACCAGATACCTGTTCAGAAGACGGAAACGATTGTTGTAAATGTTGTTCACCATTCTACGTTTGTGGGACATGTGTTGGTTTTACAATAAATAGCTATTCTATTTTGTCTTTTGCCGTTATTATAAAGCCAGTTCAACACAATAGCATTTACTTAACTGTTGAACCTAATCAAATTCCTACCATAATCTGGCAACCGCCAAAATTAAGTTAA
- a CDS encoding AAA family ATPase: MKIAIVGAHRVGKSTLAEELQMNLPDYILEMEPYYQLETSGYEFSEIPTAEDFIEQFNYSARLVSKSEGNVIFDRCVIDILAYLHVITPGRNIQLLFKTAQSVIAGLDLLVFVPIEEPDLIPCRQTDLPKLRNRVNNLLYDWIGDFGIEVIEVGDTLLNRRDQVLAKIS, encoded by the coding sequence ATGAAAATTGCAATTGTCGGTGCTCACCGGGTGGGAAAATCAACCCTGGCTGAAGAACTCCAGATGAATCTTCCTGACTATATACTTGAGATGGAACCATACTATCAACTAGAAACATCAGGGTATGAATTCTCGGAAATCCCTACTGCTGAAGATTTTATTGAGCAGTTCAATTATTCGGCCAGACTGGTTTCCAAAAGTGAAGGTAATGTGATATTTGACAGATGTGTTATTGATATTTTAGCCTATTTGCATGTTATAACCCCAGGTAGGAACATTCAATTGCTATTTAAAACTGCTCAATCGGTCATTGCTGGACTTGACCTTCTCGTGTTTGTTCCAATAGAAGAACCTGATCTGATACCTTGCCGTCAGACAGATCTTCCAAAACTCAGAAACCGGGTTAATAATTTATTGTATGATTGGATTGGAGATTTTGGTATCGAGGTAATTGAAGTGGGGGATACCTTATTAAACCGCAGAGACCAGGTACTTGCTAAAATTTCATAA